Proteins from a genomic interval of Beijerinckia indica subsp. indica ATCC 9039:
- a CDS encoding molecular chaperone DnaJ: protein MKARGMTDKEGWVVWNGSLGILDTVMIGRIEDGEGGRNAFLAPPYDVVGPFSLDELETHGRIAFGACLVMSRQRWQEDQVDLRIEGLKKRRAFLFQPNFEDEQEHREVLNLPMEGPLTSSEINGAFRRMAKIAHPDAGGSDEDYRRIAEARDALLEQFANAS, encoded by the coding sequence ATGAAAGCGCGCGGCATGACGGACAAAGAGGGATGGGTCGTTTGGAACGGCTCGCTGGGCATCCTCGATACGGTGATGATCGGCCGTATTGAGGATGGCGAGGGCGGCAGAAACGCCTTTCTGGCGCCGCCTTATGACGTCGTGGGGCCGTTCAGTCTTGACGAGCTTGAAACGCACGGCCGGATCGCCTTTGGTGCCTGCCTCGTCATGTCACGCCAGAGATGGCAGGAGGATCAGGTCGATCTGCGCATCGAGGGGCTAAAAAAACGCCGGGCCTTCCTGTTTCAGCCGAATTTCGAGGACGAGCAGGAGCATCGCGAGGTCCTGAACCTGCCGATGGAGGGCCCGCTCACATCGTCGGAGATCAATGGCGCCTTCCGACGGATGGCCAAGATCGCGCATCCCGACGCCGGCGGCAGCGACGAAGATTACCGGCGCATCGCCGAAGCGCGCGACGCGCTGCTCGAGCAATTCGCGAACGCCTCGTAG